The genomic window ACTTTCAATAAAGTCTCAAGGATTGCAGTGGTGTTTCAGCTGCTTATACTGGTTCTCCTCTTTTACTCCCTCTACCACCGACCtacaaaccaaaaaaataacCCATTATTTTTCCTTTCAATCATTTTTTACATACAGTAGCTACAGTTCTTGCTAGAGTTCAAATGTCCAAATTCCAGAAGTCTGGAGATGAAACAGTTTTGTATGACAATGTGAGAAATGCTGTGGTGTCCACTGGTGAAAATGCCAGccaagtctcatagaatgaatgatACTATTTCTACATTTTATCAAACTGAGTTTTACATGCTGAATTCTGCATTTTGCtgaagtttcctggtgaaatgaacactagaggcgatACAACAACAGTGCATTTTAATCACTTTCAAACAAATCATGACTACaaggctgattatgactttataaacacttattttttgctgTATTACTCACTATGCTATTATATTGATACACTTTCACTCTAacgcataatttgaaaaaaactATACATTATAACACTTGTCTTACAGACCTACCTACAAAGCGATTAGCTTGTGCGGTAGATCACCTGACTTTGGAAGAACGTGGTATAAGCCTTGCCAAGAACACAAGCTGACACGTGAAAcatagtgtcatagaagcaacacgaAAAGACGTGGTCTGCGTCAGAAAATGTGTTTTCGTGTCGCATTTGATTTTAGAACACTATCGTataggtttaggtgttgatttgggGTAAGGacgtctgttttgttcacctgttatttatctttttgaacactattagttaggttttggctaaagttttaggttagggaggtatgttttactcattaaacctccatctaataatCACCTGAAAAAAAACGtgtctgattacgacacaatttcacttgcttttggcgccccccgctggacataaCACTCTGCACTGGAGCTGTTGGTCTCGCTGCTTACAGAAACTGCAGGAAATCCTGTATTAAAGCAATAGTAtcgtaattttgttttgcaaaaatgttgccacagtcacataatatTCATGAGACTAGGCtggaaaatgcttctattttgcatgtattaaacacatttttattaaacatttttgatcaagcaaaaacatttgtatgaaaatgtgtttttaagaattgaaaaatgtacatctgaccttttgtacaacaaagttaaagctgaagtatgtaactcattcgatgttaaaatactttcttttatcatagcttaatatgcagaaacagcGTTAAAGTTTCACTCAGTAACTTTAGTCATcctggacttacactgacacctagtggcttggatgcagcatcatttaaaatcaatagtgccattgtagaaattttgtattcacagtcagccatgattactttaatcagtgggtgaatgtgtcaaatcacaggacggttactgagattaagcgagtagtattcagctggtcatgtgattcaaacatggcagcccccatgtgcggaccctctccatgtagaataaaacagcttttattaatttACTGATATGAATGgagttttcattttaatgtgagtgcttatgattttatacatacagtgcattgtaaaattacaatttatgtcTTTAGCGTTaaacctttttaatgaggaaaaatttaCTAAGTGCATTAAGCCATTtatctcgaaaactgtaaacactgtcagACCCAGTCACTGTGTTTAGACCCACCCCGAACAACATTACACAACCAATGGCGTGATTCGGGGCGGGACTATCTTGACTATTTGAACAGCAGTAGACtaggggtgtattcagaaagctgttttgaaaactgtttatttttgcaatggaCAGGgagacaaatgtgtttttatttgattactgtcctagaaatagtgcagaatcttaaatatttcttcttcatttgaccttttctttgttttaaagggatagtttactccaAAATTAaacttttgtcatcatttattcttcCTCACGTTATTCCAATACTATATGACTATCTTCTGCGGACCACAAAAGATAATATATAAAAGGATGTTCTGTTCGTAGATAcaatacaatagcagttgatGGAGACTTACTTAAAAGAAAAGTCTCATAAAAACAGCCCATGCAATTCTTGcaacatattccaagtcttctgaagtcatacgatcactttgtatgatgaacagacaaaattaaagtcattattcactatcAAACCAAATCAATTAATTAAAGCAAGAATCAAGGAGGATTTATTTGATTtccgagtaaataatgacttgaattttgGGCCTGTTCATCTTAGAAATGTAAGATTTTATGCTgttagaagacatggaatattatGGATAACCCATGGGCTACTTTTATAATACTTCAGCTGCTCACTTCATCAATTGCTATTGTATAAAAAAATCAGCCAACAGAGCATTCTTTAAAAcacctctttttgtgttctgtagaagaaagaaagtcaaatgggttttgaAAGAAATGGCTGGTGAGAAAAAGACAGGGCTTATTTTAGTGATACCCCATCCCTTCAATCGCCACCCCGCAGCCAGACTCCCAACTGGAGTGGGCATGCCCTACCTTTCTCAAGTCTGCTGGTAGTGTGCAACTTTTTCCTTGTCCCAAGGCTGCAACTGACTTCCCATCCATCTTGCTTTCTTCTTCTTTAGTGTGATTGCTTTCCTCCTCTTGCGAGTCATTCAGAGCTCTCTGGAAGGATTTGGCTAAACAGGCAGTCATATCTTTAGCCCGGTCCGGCCTACTACACCAGAACACTCTGCACTGGAGCTGCTGTCCTCGCTGCTTACAGATATAGAGGAAAAGATTGGGCCTGGTTACGTCTGCTGTGCAATAGGCAATGTCCTTTAGATAGGTCTTTGTAAGTTGCCTGCCTGTGCTGATCTCCTTCACTTCTACATAGCGTGGTCGAACAACAAGAGCGTGTTCCTTGCCCAGTTTGCCTAGAGTGGTCGTATCTGGCGATTTCTCTAGCAACCGGCCTATGGCCTCCTCAGCCTGTTCTACATCCAAGGAGTAGATCTTTTCTGTACCGAGGTAGTGCACCTTGAAGAGTGGGTCGCCATGTGAGAGGGTTTGGGCGCGGTCCTGGCGGAAACGGCACCGGACAACAGCCGGAGTCTTCCTCAAAGTCTGCATGAGCTGGAATGGGTTGCTCTGAGACATGGCTGAGAAAGAAAGACCACAAGTTTACAGGAAAAAGAAGTTAATGTGGTATTCTCAAATCACAAACACAGAGAAACATTGAGATGTCATATCTTGTAACACTTGGGCAATCACAATAGTGCAAACTCTGTCCTGGTTTTGAGAGAAGATCTGCAGAATTCTACAGaggcaactataagtaagccatttggaGGTTGATTTCCTTGGGAAGTGTAAACTCTGTAGCTTTGTGGAGTGTTTACATATCCCAACCAGCCAGACacaacattggcttaaccaatggcctgagtttgggatgggactatctgtttgtcggATCACTGGTAGATGGAGGGAGTGTTACACATTTGAAAACAGTCTATAGGTGTGTTCAACTTGAACTGCACCTTGCCTTACTGATCGGTGAGATTTGCCAGTTGCACTCAgagaggagttgaaaagagagTCTTCAAGCCAGACACTTTGCTCTTCTCATAGCGTGCTAACATCAGTCATGGTAGATTGCATGATGTTTGCTTTATTGCAGACTAAGTGAAAATCAGATGGTcagaaattagatttttacatatAATAACATGAAACATACTTAAGTTAAGAAGGTAATGGGCTGCTTAATACAATATTTCTACCATATATAAGATatagcagaagtagtaagagtagtatgtgtACTATGCCATTGCGAACTCAGCTCATGAAACACACGTCACCATTGTCAACAATGAGTCTTGTCATTCACGAATAAGATGTGTCGTCATTAGGAGAAAGGAGAAACAGGACGGCTGGACTCGAATAGCTAATGCGGTGCTATGATGGCATACGTCGCGGTGACACAGCGGTGGCGCCGTCTAAAGTTGGACAACATTTCTAACCAACATGCATTGCTTCAAGTATGGTAGCGATCGGTCAGCACAGTGCTGCATGAAGCCGAACACACCTATTTGCAATTGTGCTTGGTGATGCTAGAggtgcagaaataacacacttcacctttaatctgGCATTCATTTCTCAAATCATATATGCGCTGCAATCTGGAATGAATCATCCCGTAACTACTGGGCAATCACAATAAGCAATGCTCTGCAAATTAAGATTTACAGTGGTGCCTTCCCAAAGTTTGTAATTGTACGATTCGTGGCTTAAAACTctttataaaggattttatgaaatccttatGGAAAAATGTactgggaaaaatacttctaggACCAAGATGGCTGATAAAGTGGGTGGTAAATGTTGGGCTTCATTGGATTCGGCAAACATTCTTTGCGTTTTCTGTGCTTTAAGGCAGTTTTCTGTGCCCGAATCTGTGGAATGGATTCAAAAATGTGTTGAATGAAGCTTAGAGTGCCACTCTTATTGGAATGTGGGACTGACAAAAAAGCAATGTGACTGGTTATTAATACACATCCGGTACATGAAGTACAGCTTTCCAGCCTTTCTCTTTCCTTATCCCATTCTTTCATCAGTCTTCTGATGGTGCTTTGGCTATCGAGCTGTGGACTCAATCTCAGGAAGTAACTGCCGCGTTCCACCCCAAATACTTCTGCTGCTCTAAACAATGGgtgtgtacatttgtgtgtgaGAAGTTCAGAGTGAGAGGCAATGAATGTACATGCATTCAAACACAAAAGTGTTCCTGTGCCTTTGATGAATGTCTTAAATTGTGCATATACTCTTATTAAGATTCATAACAGGAAATATCTGACACATATAAAAAGGGCTGTGCCGATACaattatataatgatatattgCGATCTATTGGAAGAACGAGATATTTTTCTCACAATATTGTAtcaatacttaaagggatagttcacccaaaaatgaaaattctctcattatttactaacccacatgacatcccagatgtgtatggctttctttcttctgtaggacacaaattaagatttttataaaaatatttcagttatgttagtccatacaatgcaagttaatgggtgccaaaaatgttgacgctacaaaaagcataaaagtaatccataagacttcagcggtttaatccatatcttcagaagtgatatgataggtgtggattagaatcaatatttaagtgaatTTTTGCAAGAAATCCTTGTCCCTGTCCTGTAGGGGGTGTacgcatgaaaaatgtgaatcgccaaaaacacaagaagaagaatattaaagggaaagttaatgtggagagcagggaggagaatttatagtaaaaatgtacttaaatattgatctgtttcatcacattgcttctgaagacatggatttaaccactagaatcAATGTGGAAAATGTTTATGCTGATTTacataatttttggagcttcacaatgttggtacctattcacttgcattatatttttagctaaaatctaaaaatcttaatttgtgttcagctgaagaaagaaagccataaacatccaggatggcataagcgtgcgtaaataatgagagaattttcatttttgtgtgaattattcctttaaggtccctgaatcaatatttttgttgatttatttgttaattcaTATCATTACAGCATTAAAGAAGCAGGTCGTCCACATAAGAGCAAACTCTAAAAGTGGCTCTGGGCCTTTCTTATAAGTTTAGCCAACACGATCACATGCGAAGTTGGCAtgttttttcaaaagtttcaaggCCCTAGCATCAGGCGCATTATATAtctcccattagacatttttgcatcggctcaagCATGATTACCTTCCCCTGTGCTGCAACCGGAAGCACAGAATGTCAGCAGCGCGGGAGACAAGTTCATATATCCAACCAGAAATTAATCTAGTTCATATAATCAGTGActaatgtaatttgtatttttctgaATTAACTTTACAGTTTTACTCctttgatggttaggtttagttttgggGTTTAGGTTGATGGTACGGTATATAAAtgatgcattcctcttcactgtattacagcattgacatctgaaaacaactcgctCCACACTCgtttttggcgcccctctgtggacattaaatctagaaaatggagctcacacatgctcatatgcCAAACAACACTTagtgctttggccactgggggcagtgttttgcatttctgtaagcacagaccgatttcaccTAAAGAATAGTCAACATACagtttccgatttcactgagaTCAATCTGGTTTTGATTTGGTTCAAagtggtcgaaatcactgagatcacattttttccccattctgatggttttaagcactgctgccacatgattggctgattagataatcacattaataagtaggtgtacaggtgtacctaattaagtgctcagtgagtgtattccATTATCAATTCTATAGAAATATATtcattaaatgtgtttccatagtttatgtggatatattgttTCCAGAAATAATTGATCCACCTCAAGCATGTATATATgcgcattttaaatattttatttgcatcttgtttttccatagagcatttttaatgcaatatcccaaaatctgcattaaaatatgtggatggaaaccaaGCTATTGACGCCAAACCTGATTATTATATTACTCTGATATATGATATGAGAGCTACAGCggaagattaaaaaatatatattttactgttcTTTTTGTCATTGAGgagctcagtggttgaggctcagggttactaaccagaaggtccggggttcaagccccagcatcaccaagatgccactgttgggcccttgagcaagggcccttaaccctatctgctccaggggtgccgtatcatagctgaccctgcactctgaccccagcttagctgggatatgtgaaaactaataaatttcactgtatatatgcaaaaaaaactgtgtatataatgtatgaccaaaataaaggattctaaggAATCTAtttgtttggaatgatatgagagtAAATTATTTTAGAATTAAACTATCGGCTTAATATTGTTAAGCCACACCTTAAGGACAATTTGCTTTTTTGGTCACAAAGTGCATCaagattgaaaaatgtatttatttttattgaatattgatggagcaacattattcatgtgaaactaaatatttacagaaggttgttttgaataaaatacagtttttataaAAAGTGGTGAATGAggcttttaccccacacttggggtaaatggctaaatttgtcaactaatgcaagatgcttttttgagtagcAAATTAAGATAActcttactcaaaataactacttcagaaaagggtgcacgaTTCCCTATTAATTTCAaccacatttggcattttataacatctcaagtattctataaacaaattaacctccattgtgattggatcagtcaatgatAGCCCACCCTTGTGTTTCATAGGGGGCTTTTTACCCAAAATCCTATCTTCTTCCAGCTGCTCCTGTTAGGGGTTGCCACAGCACACCATCTgtgatct from Xyrauchen texanus isolate HMW12.3.18 chromosome 3, RBS_HiC_50CHRs, whole genome shotgun sequence includes these protein-coding regions:
- the LOC127630947 gene encoding uncharacterized protein LOC127630947 gives rise to the protein MSQSNPFQLMQTLRKTPAVVRCRFRQDRAQTLSHGDPLFKVHYLGTEKIYSLDVEQAEEAIGRLLEKSPDTTTLGKLGKEHALVVRPRYVEVKEISTGRQLTKTYLKDIAYCTADVTRPNLFLYICKQRGQQLQCRVFWCSRPDRAKDMTACLAKSFQRALNDSQEEESNHTKEEESKMDGKSVAALGQGKSCTLPADLRKVGGRGSKRGEPV